One part of the Desulfovibrio sp. genome encodes these proteins:
- a CDS encoding AAA family ATPase, producing the protein MLEYLRIRNLALIEDMELEFSSGMNVLTGETGAGKSFILKALGFLLGDKLSADMVRAGAERAQVEALFSTAEADMVLRREIVAETGRSRLYINDELRSQDSLRDLRNRLVAHTSQHAQQKLLQASFQARLLEGGISCPELLAQRDDLLSRLQANAAQRTALLNRQTGLVERRELLEMQQQEIDKVSPEEGEEERLEEIRAMARSMEHQQENYEQALMLLQGDEQEGVVDQLGQLEKLLVRMAREDDSLQADADAVAALRQQLAHLGGKLRRPPALPGLDEMPDMDHLEERLFALAQLKRKLHRTLPEILALREEIAENLSFLDVCALDITRLDKEAAALAAELAAVTARIIPARREAAATIAANLENELRQLGFSEEVRVIPDFAAQEIWPGVQDERGRILWAPNPGQPPQPLDKIASGGELSRFLLALASVQQDDEGATFIFDEVDAGVGGMTLNKLAEKLYALAETRQMLLITHWPQLAARARRHFQIVKVVRDGETFTLCSPLNKADRHAELARMAGGGAQGEAVARSLEA; encoded by the coding sequence ATGCTTGAATACCTGCGCATTCGCAATCTGGCCCTTATTGAAGACATGGAACTGGAATTTTCATCCGGCATGAACGTGCTTACGGGTGAAACCGGGGCGGGCAAGAGCTTTATTCTTAAAGCGCTGGGCTTTCTGCTTGGCGACAAACTGTCGGCAGACATGGTTCGGGCTGGAGCGGAGCGCGCTCAGGTCGAAGCTCTCTTTAGCACCGCCGAGGCCGACATGGTGCTGCGCCGCGAAATTGTGGCAGAAACCGGCCGCAGTCGCCTGTACATCAATGATGAGCTACGCTCGCAGGACAGCCTGCGCGATCTGCGCAACCGCCTTGTGGCCCACACCAGCCAGCACGCCCAGCAAAAACTGCTTCAGGCATCATTTCAGGCACGTCTGCTTGAAGGCGGCATTAGCTGTCCCGAGTTGCTCGCGCAGCGCGACGATCTGCTCTCGCGTCTCCAGGCTAACGCGGCCCAGCGCACTGCCCTGCTGAACAGACAGACCGGGCTTGTGGAGCGCCGCGAGCTGCTCGAGATGCAGCAGCAGGAGATAGACAAGGTTTCGCCAGAAGAAGGCGAAGAAGAACGCCTTGAAGAAATCCGCGCTATGGCCCGCTCCATGGAGCACCAGCAGGAAAATTACGAACAGGCCCTGATGCTGCTGCAAGGCGATGAACAGGAAGGCGTGGTCGACCAGCTGGGTCAGCTTGAAAAACTTTTGGTGCGCATGGCCCGCGAGGATGATTCCCTTCAGGCCGATGCCGACGCAGTGGCCGCATTGCGCCAGCAGCTGGCCCACCTTGGCGGCAAGTTGCGCAGGCCCCCGGCCTTGCCCGGGCTGGACGAAATGCCCGACATGGACCATCTGGAAGAACGCCTTTTTGCCCTTGCCCAACTCAAGCGCAAGCTGCACCGCACCCTGCCTGAAATTCTGGCCCTGCGCGAAGAAATTGCAGAGAATCTTTCCTTCCTTGATGTATGCGCTCTGGACATAACCCGGCTGGACAAGGAAGCGGCAGCTCTTGCCGCAGAGCTGGCCGCCGTGACTGCCCGCATCATTCCGGCGCGCCGCGAGGCCGCAGCCACTATTGCCGCGAACCTGGAAAACGAACTGCGCCAGCTTGGCTTTTCAGAAGAGGTACGGGTTATTCCCGATTTTGCCGCGCAGGAAATCTGGCCCGGCGTGCAAGACGAACGGGGCCGTATTCTGTGGGCACCCAACCCTGGCCAACCTCCTCAGCCGCTGGATAAAATCGCCTCTGGCGGTGAACTTTCACGTTTCTTGCTGGCCCTAGCCAGTGTGCAGCAGGATGACGAAGGCGCAACCTTTATTTTCGACGAAGTTGACGCTGGCGTTGGCGGCATGACCCTGAACAAACTGGCCGAAAAGCTTTACGCACTGGCCGAAACACGCCAGATGCTGCTTATCACCCACTGGCCGCAGCTTGCGGCCCGAGCCCGCAGGCATTTCCAGATCGTCAAGGTTGTGCGCGATGGCGAAACCTTTACCCTCTGCTCGCCTCTCAACAAGGCAGACCGCCATGCAGAACTTGCCCGCATGGCTGGCGGCGGCGCACAGGGCGAGGCCGTGGCCCGCAGCCTGGAAGCCTAG
- a CDS encoding ABC transporter permease gives MLPLAVKKLLGRNFMLALGLVIVLGMSLAALLAPWIAPFDPNALHLQNILEPPSSRFLLGTDRLGRDVFSRLLYGGRVSLWVGFVAVGISVSIGTVLGLVSGYFRRWVDECIMRVVDIMLCFPSFFLILAVIAFLEPNLTNIMVVIGLTSWMGVTRLVRAEALSLREREFVDAARLAGTSTAGILFRHILPNALAPVLITATLGVAGAILVESSLSFLGLGVQPPAASWGNMLMDGKAVIETAPWLSVYPGLAILVTVLGYNLLGESLRDIFDPRLRQ, from the coding sequence ATGCTGCCCCTTGCTGTCAAAAAGCTGCTTGGCCGCAACTTCATGCTGGCGCTGGGCCTTGTAATTGTGCTCGGCATGTCGCTGGCTGCCCTGCTGGCGCCGTGGATTGCGCCTTTTGACCCCAACGCCCTGCACCTGCAAAATATTCTGGAACCGCCCTCCTCCCGCTTTCTGCTCGGTACAGACCGGCTGGGGCGCGATGTTTTTTCGCGCCTGCTTTACGGTGGGCGCGTTTCGCTGTGGGTGGGCTTTGTGGCCGTGGGCATATCGGTAAGTATTGGCACGGTGCTGGGGCTGGTGAGCGGCTATTTTCGCCGCTGGGTGGACGAGTGCATCATGCGCGTGGTCGACATAATGCTCTGCTTCCCTTCATTTTTTCTTATTCTGGCGGTCATTGCCTTTTTGGAACCCAATCTTACCAATATCATGGTGGTCATTGGGCTTACCTCGTGGATGGGCGTCACCAGGCTTGTGCGCGCCGAGGCTCTCAGCCTGCGTGAGCGCGAATTTGTTGATGCTGCCCGACTGGCGGGCACATCAACCGCTGGTATACTGTTTCGGCACATACTGCCCAATGCCCTCGCCCCGGTGCTGATAACAGCCACCCTTGGCGTGGCCGGGGCAATTCTGGTAGAATCGAGCCTCAGCTTTCTGGGCCTGGGCGTGCAGCCACCTGCGGCAAGCTGGGGCAATATGCTTATGGACGGCAAGGCGGTGATTGAAACTGCGCCCTGGCTGTCGGTATACCCCGGTTTGGCCATACTGGTTACGGTGTTGGGCTACAACCTGCTGGGTGAAAGCCTGCGAGATATTTTTGACCCAAGACTACGCCAATAG